One segment of Paenibacillus sp. FSL R7-0337 DNA contains the following:
- a CDS encoding ATP-binding cassette domain-containing protein: protein MNTHPMIETQQLTKTYGGTPRVDQVNLKVQQGEIFGFLGPNGAGKTTTLKMLLGLVQPTQGTVKLFGQELRNHRLEILNRTGSLIESPSYYGHLTGLENLRVMQRLRSLPAKNIDKVLGIVRLDNHRHKPAGQYSLGMKQRLGLAMALLAFPSLLILDEPTNGLDPAGIGEIRELIKSLPAQYDMTIVVSSHLLSEIEQTATSVGIISDGKLLFQGTMAALQAQNRAAVHFRIDDPARAVRILSEHGYRPRMQEGQLVFSAMPDSEVARINEILVSGQLAVSRIVESRKNLEDIFLDLTGKERSL, encoded by the coding sequence ATGAACACTCATCCAATGATAGAGACACAGCAATTGACCAAGACCTATGGGGGAACACCACGGGTCGATCAGGTGAATCTGAAGGTGCAGCAGGGAGAGATCTTTGGCTTCCTCGGTCCAAATGGAGCAGGGAAGACGACTACGCTCAAGATGCTGTTGGGACTGGTGCAGCCCACCCAGGGAACAGTTAAGCTGTTCGGCCAAGAGCTGCGGAACCACCGGCTGGAGATTCTGAACCGGACGGGTTCCCTGATCGAGTCGCCTTCCTATTACGGACATCTGACAGGTCTTGAGAATCTGAGAGTGATGCAGCGGCTGCGCAGCCTGCCCGCCAAGAATATCGATAAGGTGCTGGGGATTGTGCGGCTGGATAATCACCGGCACAAACCTGCCGGGCAGTATTCACTTGGAATGAAGCAGCGCCTGGGTCTGGCGATGGCCCTGCTGGCTTTCCCCAGTCTGCTCATACTGGACGAGCCCACCAATGGTCTTGATCCTGCTGGGATCGGAGAGATCCGGGAGCTGATTAAATCCTTGCCTGCCCAGTATGACATGACGATTGTGGTATCCAGCCATCTGTTGTCCGAGATCGAGCAGACTGCTACCTCGGTTGGAATTATCAGTGATGGCAAGCTGCTGTTCCAGGGGACGATGGCTGCGCTTCAGGCGCAGAACCGGGCGGCGGTTCACTTTCGGATTGATGATCCAGCCAGGGCAGTAAGGATACTGTCGGAGCACGGGTACCGGCCCAGAATGCAAGAGGGGCAGCTGGTGTTCAGTGCCATGCCAGACTCTGAGGTGGCGCGGATCAATGAGATCCTGGTGTCAGGCCAGCTTGCTGTGAGCCGGATCGTGGAGTCGAGGAAGAACCTGGAGGATATCTTCCTGGATCTTACCGGAAAGGAGCGGAGCCTGTGA
- a CDS encoding HAMP domain-containing sensor histidine kinase encodes MDSAVRILRKFVGSTLLVSTLLLLFNLILLGSLIFKETHQEASPEKVVQEISSALQGSDGEYSLDPKAAALLQLNRAWAMLLDANGKVTWSEQLPPEIPRAYNIVEVAKFSRYYLLEYPVYIWEHPEEGLLVVGYPKYSYEKYQLEYLTDWLRSLPLRVLLLLVCNVVLAVALSLFIGTRLIRSIRPLINSIHALAKDKPVNLETAGIFSDLSESINSASATLQTRNTQLKSRDEARSNWIAGISHDIRTPLSMILGYASNLEEQDNLRGEQKRQAAIIRRQGEQLRSLVSDLNLVSMLEYDMQPLQLKPVRLSALARTVVSDTINNGLEERYSLDLCIMDERLQVMGDEKLLYRAVSNLVQNSIRHNPDGRRITVTVSRSPNPKEPECCLSVSDDGPGVPSELLPELILLPYSGKRTRPVRQGHGLGLPMVARIAEAHKGKLVLESNTGYGLRATLQIPPLA; translated from the coding sequence ATGGACAGTGCGGTCCGGATTTTACGCAAATTCGTAGGCTCTACCCTGCTGGTCTCTACGCTGCTGCTCCTGTTCAATCTGATTCTGCTCGGTTCGCTGATCTTCAAGGAGACCCATCAGGAGGCTTCACCGGAAAAGGTTGTGCAGGAGATATCCTCAGCTCTGCAAGGTTCTGACGGCGAGTATTCCCTTGATCCCAAGGCGGCAGCGCTGCTTCAGCTGAACCGGGCCTGGGCCATGCTGCTGGATGCAAACGGCAAGGTGACATGGAGTGAGCAGTTGCCGCCGGAGATTCCGCGCGCTTACAACATCGTAGAGGTGGCGAAATTCTCACGCTACTACTTGCTGGAGTATCCTGTGTACATCTGGGAGCACCCGGAAGAAGGACTTCTCGTCGTGGGCTATCCCAAATATTCATATGAAAAATATCAGCTCGAATACTTGACCGACTGGCTGCGTTCCCTTCCCTTAAGGGTGCTGCTGCTACTGGTCTGCAACGTGGTACTAGCTGTAGCCCTCTCCTTGTTCATCGGCACCCGGCTGATCCGCAGTATCCGGCCCCTGATCAACAGCATTCATGCCCTGGCCAAAGACAAACCGGTTAACCTGGAGACCGCTGGGATCTTCAGCGATTTGTCCGAGAGCATTAATTCGGCTTCCGCTACCCTGCAGACCAGAAACACGCAGCTGAAATCACGGGATGAAGCCCGCTCGAACTGGATCGCCGGCATCTCGCATGACATTCGTACCCCGCTCTCGATGATCCTGGGCTATGCGAGCAATCTGGAGGAGCAGGACAATCTGAGGGGTGAGCAAAAACGGCAGGCTGCCATCATCCGCCGCCAAGGAGAGCAGCTAAGATCGCTGGTCAGCGACTTGAACCTCGTCTCGATGCTGGAGTATGACATGCAGCCGTTGCAGCTTAAGCCGGTCCGCTTATCCGCACTGGCCCGGACCGTGGTATCTGACACCATCAATAACGGCCTGGAGGAGCGTTATTCACTGGACCTGTGCATTATGGACGAACGTCTGCAAGTGATGGGCGACGAGAAACTGCTGTACCGTGCGGTAAGCAATCTGGTCCAGAACAGCATCCGCCATAATCCGGACGGCAGGCGGATTACGGTAACGGTCTCCCGCAGTCCGAACCCGAAGGAGCCGGAATGCTGTCTATCCGTATCCGATGACGGGCCTGGGGTTCCGTCAGAGCTTTTGCCGGAGCTGATCCTGCTGCCTTACTCCGGGAAGCGGACCCGCCCCGTCCGTCAGGGCCACGGGCTTGGCCTCCCGATGGTCGCCCGCATCGCTGAAGCTCATAAGGGTAAGCTTGTTCTGGAGAGTAACACCGGCTACGGCCTGCGGGCCACCCTGCAAATCCCCCCTTTAGCGTGA
- a CDS encoding ABC transporter ATP-binding protein, whose protein sequence is MNLNVERLSVSFGEARIVQEVSLRVQNKQFVGLIGPNGCGKSTLLKSIYKVIKPRQGEVFLSELNVIKASPKLVAQKLGVVGQFNELSFDFTVREMVAMGRTPHKGMLETDTQQDADIISAALRKVNLEGHTSRSYNSLSGGEKQRVILARVLAQQPEFMILDEPTNHLDIKYQLQILNIVKKLDIGILAALHDLTLAAEYCDYLYVMKEGRVAASGVPEDILTKELIGEVFDVACETYRNPVTGALGIAYLETR, encoded by the coding sequence ATGAATCTGAATGTTGAACGGCTAAGTGTCTCTTTCGGTGAGGCGAGGATTGTGCAGGAGGTCTCGCTGAGGGTGCAAAACAAGCAATTCGTTGGCCTGATCGGCCCGAACGGCTGCGGCAAATCGACGCTGCTCAAAAGCATCTACAAGGTCATCAAGCCCCGTCAGGGAGAGGTCTTCCTTTCTGAGCTTAATGTGATCAAGGCCAGCCCGAAGCTTGTTGCCCAGAAGCTGGGCGTAGTCGGCCAGTTCAACGAGCTGAGCTTCGACTTCACCGTCCGTGAGATGGTGGCGATGGGCCGGACGCCCCACAAAGGGATGCTGGAAACCGATACCCAACAGGATGCTGACATTATCTCTGCAGCACTCCGCAAGGTCAATCTGGAGGGGCATACAAGCCGCAGCTATAACTCCTTATCCGGCGGCGAGAAGCAGCGTGTCATTCTGGCGCGTGTGCTGGCCCAGCAGCCGGAATTCATGATTCTGGACGAACCGACCAACCATCTCGATATCAAATACCAGCTGCAGATTCTGAATATTGTCAAAAAGCTGGACATCGGCATTCTCGCCGCCCTCCATGATCTCACCCTGGCCGCCGAATACTGTGACTATCTCTATGTCATGAAGGAAGGCCGGGTCGCCGCCAGCGGAGTCCCTGAGGATATTCTGACTAAGGAATTAATCGGCGAGGTCTTCGATGTGGCCTGCGAGACCTACCGCAACCCCGTCACCGGCGCGCTGGGCATCGCCTATCTGGAGACAAGGTAA
- a CDS encoding iron ABC transporter permease, with amino-acid sequence MHTDLAVPSQPKQSLIHSRYGFMAVIGVLFIITLLSAGAAVSFGQVDIPVSQSYRILLHHITGIQIGDMQDLTSGSFVDIIWKIRFPRVLMAMFIGAGLTLCGTIMQAAVQNPLADPYILGISSGASLGATFAILIGFGSMGLLGQSGVAFWAFAGAVGASLLVLTLASAGGKMTSVKLVLAGMVINALCTAFANFIVYFANNAEGIKTVTFWTMGSLAASSWDKLPLISVTVLLAVILFLSQFRVLNAMLLGDEAAVTLGIHLGAYRRVYMILTALITGVMVASCGMIGFVGLIIPHLVRGLVGSDHRRLLPASILFGAIFLIWTDVIARTIVPNVELPIGIITALIGAPMFMYMLIRKGYAFGGKS; translated from the coding sequence ATGCATACTGATCTAGCCGTACCTTCACAGCCTAAGCAATCTCTCATTCATTCCCGTTATGGCTTCATGGCTGTTATAGGCGTCCTGTTCATTATTACCCTGCTGTCTGCCGGAGCTGCAGTCTCCTTCGGCCAGGTGGACATTCCTGTCTCACAATCCTACCGGATTCTGCTGCATCACATCACAGGCATCCAGATTGGAGATATGCAGGATCTGACCTCCGGTTCGTTCGTCGATATTATCTGGAAAATCCGCTTCCCGCGTGTCCTGATGGCGATGTTCATCGGCGCCGGACTTACGCTGTGCGGGACGATCATGCAGGCAGCGGTGCAGAACCCTCTGGCTGATCCATACATACTCGGTATTTCCTCCGGCGCTTCGCTGGGCGCAACCTTCGCCATCCTGATCGGCTTCGGCTCGATGGGGCTGCTCGGCCAGTCGGGAGTCGCCTTTTGGGCTTTTGCAGGGGCGGTTGGCGCTTCTCTGCTGGTCCTCACACTCGCCAGTGCAGGCGGCAAAATGACCTCCGTCAAGCTGGTGCTGGCCGGGATGGTCATTAACGCTCTATGTACCGCCTTCGCCAACTTCATTGTCTATTTCGCGAACAATGCCGAAGGCATCAAGACGGTTACCTTCTGGACGATGGGCAGCCTGGCCGCCTCCAGCTGGGACAAGCTGCCGCTGATCTCGGTTACCGTCCTGCTCGCCGTTATCCTGTTCCTCTCGCAGTTCCGTGTGCTGAATGCCATGCTGCTCGGAGATGAAGCGGCGGTTACGCTGGGCATTCATCTGGGTGCCTACCGCAGAGTCTACATGATTCTCACCGCGCTGATTACCGGAGTTATGGTAGCAAGCTGCGGGATGATCGGCTTCGTGGGACTGATTATCCCCCATCTGGTGCGGGGACTGGTGGGCTCGGACCACCGCAGGCTGCTGCCGGCGTCGATTCTGTTCGGAGCGATCTTCCTGATCTGGACGGATGTCATTGCCCGGACCATCGTACCGAATGTGGAGCTGCCGATCGGGATCATTACCGCCTTGATTGGCGCACCGATGTTCATGTACATGCTGATTAGAAAAGGCTATGCCTTCGGAGGGAAAAGCTGA
- a CDS encoding ABC transporter permease — MTRALFLEYYKIRRRKVWAMLTLFLAAELGWAAMSISISISRSADNAAWEALIFSLSSMNGLFLPILSAIVVSRICDMEHKGDTWKMLMTTSVGRQAVYAAKFVCAGSLILYGILAQVVFIAGLGMFHRLAEPLPAGLLLQFTAGTLIASLLIIAMQQWISLVVKNQAFALCLGMLGGFLGTTASLFPAAVRQMIVWSYYLDLSPVTYLYQASAGSYITGTIPVLQCITALVITLLLYVGGNAHISRQAI; from the coding sequence GTGACGAGAGCCTTGTTCCTCGAATATTACAAAATCCGGCGGAGAAAGGTGTGGGCGATGCTGACGCTCTTTCTGGCCGCCGAGCTGGGCTGGGCGGCCATGTCCATAAGCATCTCGATCTCGCGGAGTGCAGACAATGCCGCCTGGGAAGCGCTGATTTTCAGCCTCTCGTCCATGAACGGGCTGTTCCTGCCGATTCTGTCGGCGATTGTGGTGTCAAGGATTTGCGACATGGAGCATAAAGGGGATACCTGGAAAATGCTGATGACCACCTCTGTCGGACGCCAGGCGGTCTATGCCGCCAAATTCGTCTGTGCCGGAAGTCTGATTCTCTACGGCATTCTGGCCCAGGTTGTTTTTATTGCCGGCCTTGGCATGTTCCATAGACTCGCAGAACCGCTTCCGGCAGGCCTGCTGCTTCAGTTCACTGCGGGTACTCTGATTGCCAGTCTGCTGATTATTGCCATGCAGCAATGGATATCGCTGGTGGTGAAGAATCAGGCGTTTGCCCTATGTCTTGGCATGCTGGGCGGATTCCTGGGGACGACCGCAAGCCTATTCCCAGCCGCTGTCCGGCAGATGATCGTCTGGTCTTATTATTTGGATCTCAGTCCGGTGACTTATCTCTATCAAGCTTCTGCCGGGTCATATATTACAGGGACAATACCTGTCCTTCAATGCATTACAGCTTTAGTTATTACACTGCTGCTGTATGTGGGCGGAAATGCCCATATCTCAAGACAAGCGATATAA
- a CDS encoding ABC transporter permease, with product MLRSVAAEWPKLRHSRMGLVLVSLPVVSLMIGCANFVMNREALEGGWFSLWTQVSLFYGEFFLPILIAICCAFVCRLEHVNRNWNMILAAPVSVTGIFIAKLVIVGALIAGAQALFLLMYWAAGQMLSLTGAFPLDIILWTFRGWVASLSIAALQLGLSIRIRSFATPVGISLCAVFVGLGLYVLKLGLLFPYSLLTIGMGVLTQRGLTAMENLLFFSMSGVYLVILSAWSIRRMKYSAAA from the coding sequence ATGCTCAGAAGTGTTGCTGCCGAATGGCCTAAGCTGCGCCACTCGCGGATGGGACTGGTGCTGGTCAGCCTGCCTGTGGTCAGCCTGATGATCGGCTGTGCCAACTTTGTTATGAATCGTGAGGCGCTCGAAGGCGGCTGGTTTAGCCTGTGGACGCAGGTCAGCTTATTTTACGGGGAGTTCTTCCTGCCAATTCTGATTGCCATTTGCTGCGCCTTTGTCTGCCGGCTGGAGCATGTGAACCGGAACTGGAATATGATTTTGGCTGCTCCAGTATCCGTAACCGGCATCTTTATAGCCAAGCTTGTTATTGTAGGCGCGCTGATTGCCGGAGCGCAGGCGCTATTCCTTCTAATGTATTGGGCGGCAGGACAGATGCTGTCTTTGACGGGGGCTTTTCCGCTGGACATCATCCTGTGGACCTTTCGCGGCTGGGTGGCTTCGCTCAGCATTGCCGCTCTGCAGCTCGGCTTGTCCATCCGTATCCGCAGCTTTGCCACGCCGGTCGGAATCAGCCTGTGTGCGGTTTTTGTCGGGCTGGGGCTGTATGTGCTGAAGCTGGGGCTGCTGTTTCCTTATTCACTGCTGACCATTGGTATGGGCGTGCTTACCCAGCGCGGGCTGACAGCTATGGAGAATCTGCTGTTTTTCTCCATGAGCGGAGTGTATCTGGTCATCCTGTCGGCCTGGTCTATCCGCCGGATGAAATATAGTGCAGCGGCGTAA
- a CDS encoding TerD family protein, giving the protein MTLELIKGQKYSLTKDNPRLTHLIIGLGWQAAGAGIEIDSSAVLLTETQRVSSAADLIFYGHPAADDQSVALLPPEQQSSTGMAEHAQIAVRLDQIPAEYERITFALTIHEAVKRQQSFSSLDGAYLRIMSAADGTELLRYPLGNGYTVETAIVAGELYRYRSEWKFSAVGSGYAGGLPALFHSYGISADEAQALVQTARPEAPPRKSPFVLPELRPRPKQRPADLLPPASPPGSPGNSGDRLLKNHGEAVRLQSGPGAAGEIVINLNWVQTESSSWFGRKGIDLDLGCLFELSNGLKGAVQALGESFGSLNRPPYILLDGDDRTGSIATGENLRINSRHLSEIKRVVIFALIYEGVANWSQAGAVVTISQQGGPEIKIQLDEHNNDKGMCAIAMLHSQPDGTILVERLVEYFSGHEELDQRYQWNLRWEAGSK; this is encoded by the coding sequence ATGACACTTGAGCTTATCAAGGGGCAAAAATACAGCTTAACCAAAGACAACCCCCGCCTCACGCATCTCATCATTGGCCTGGGCTGGCAGGCTGCGGGAGCCGGGATTGAGATTGATAGCTCTGCTGTTCTGCTTACAGAGACACAGCGGGTCTCTTCTGCGGCGGATCTCATATTCTATGGGCATCCCGCTGCCGATGATCAGTCTGTAGCTCTATTGCCGCCTGAGCAACAGAGCAGCACAGGCATGGCGGAACACGCACAAATCGCTGTCCGGCTGGACCAGATTCCTGCGGAGTACGAGCGCATTACGTTTGCGTTGACGATTCATGAAGCCGTGAAGCGGCAGCAGAGCTTCTCTTCCTTGGACGGCGCCTATCTGCGGATCATGAGCGCTGCGGACGGAACGGAGCTGCTCCGTTATCCGCTGGGTAACGGTTATACGGTGGAAACTGCCATCGTTGCCGGGGAGCTCTACCGGTATCGGAGCGAATGGAAATTCAGCGCGGTCGGCTCTGGTTATGCCGGCGGCCTGCCCGCCCTATTCCATAGCTACGGGATATCGGCGGATGAGGCTCAGGCATTGGTTCAGACAGCGAGACCGGAGGCTCCGCCCCGGAAGTCTCCTTTTGTTCTGCCGGAGCTGCGGCCACGCCCTAAGCAGAGGCCAGCAGACCTGTTGCCTCCGGCTTCGCCGCCGGGTTCTCCGGGTAATTCGGGAGACCGGCTGCTGAAGAACCACGGGGAGGCGGTCCGGCTTCAGAGCGGGCCGGGAGCTGCGGGCGAGATCGTAATCAATCTCAACTGGGTTCAGACCGAATCCTCCAGCTGGTTTGGCAGAAAAGGAATAGATCTCGATCTGGGCTGTCTGTTTGAACTGAGCAATGGTCTCAAAGGCGCGGTCCAGGCGCTCGGAGAATCCTTCGGCAGCCTGAACCGGCCTCCTTACATCCTCCTGGACGGAGATGACCGTACCGGCTCGATTGCCACAGGCGAGAATCTGCGGATTAACAGCCGCCATCTCTCCGAGATCAAACGGGTTGTTATCTTTGCCCTCATCTATGAGGGAGTGGCAAACTGGTCGCAAGCTGGCGCCGTTGTAACCATAAGCCAACAGGGTGGGCCTGAGATCAAGATCCAACTGGACGAGCACAACAACGATAAGGGAATGTGCGCCATCGCCATGCTTCACAGCCAGCCGGATGGAACCATCCTCGTGGAACGGCTTGTAGAGTATTTCAGCGGTCATGAGGAGCTGGACCAGCGTTACCAGTGGAATCTGCGGTGGGAGGCCGGGAGCAAGTAG
- a CDS encoding response regulator transcription factor: MNTMKNRKIMIVEDEPKIREMIELFLRKEGYYRIYTAGDYSCALAMCRQEKPDIAILDVMLPDGDGFSLLSAIRTFSGMPVLFLSARGEDEDRLLGLGLGADDYIVKPFLPRELMLRLSAVLKRVYAPSIPERLPAFRVGEQVVDLDSAVVLREGQELPLTAKEHAILVKLYENHGRIVTSDALCQAVWGDDSYGYENTLMVHIRRIREKIETDPSKPEQLLTVRGLGYKLLAQEAL, from the coding sequence TTGAATACGATGAAGAACCGCAAAATAATGATCGTTGAGGACGAACCGAAGATACGTGAGATGATCGAGCTCTTTTTACGAAAAGAAGGGTATTACCGCATCTATACGGCTGGAGATTATAGCTGTGCCCTCGCCATGTGCCGCCAGGAGAAACCGGATATCGCCATTCTCGATGTGATGCTGCCGGACGGGGACGGGTTCTCGCTTCTCTCCGCCATACGCACCTTCTCCGGGATGCCGGTTCTCTTCCTGTCAGCGCGCGGTGAGGATGAGGACAGGCTGCTGGGACTGGGACTGGGGGCCGATGATTATATCGTTAAGCCATTCCTGCCGCGTGAGTTAATGCTGCGTCTGAGCGCTGTGCTGAAGCGGGTATATGCGCCTTCCATACCAGAGCGGCTGCCTGCCTTCAGAGTGGGTGAACAGGTGGTAGATCTGGACAGCGCTGTGGTACTGAGAGAAGGGCAGGAGCTGCCGCTGACGGCGAAAGAACACGCCATTCTGGTCAAACTCTATGAGAACCACGGCCGGATTGTGACCAGTGATGCCCTTTGCCAGGCGGTATGGGGGGATGACAGCTACGGGTACGAGAACACATTAATGGTACATATCCGGCGTATTCGCGAGAAGATCGAAACAGACCCCTCGAAGCCAGAGCAACTGCTAACGGTCAGAGGGCTTGGGTATAAGCTCTTGGCGCAGGAGGCGCTCTAA
- a CDS encoding sigma-70 family RNA polymerase sigma factor, translating into MNELKAQPQVPQRFAEQLQDCRNNLFRKAYCYVKNEHEALEIVSEATYKGYLAFGRMKTPQYFETWMTRIVINTAIDHLNRNKRVTYMEDHSQSYAGDEHAVPLEEKLDLYQALDRLLPEEKAYIILKFFEDLRFKDMADILELPENTVKTRFYRIIGKLKAHLKDGEVEGI; encoded by the coding sequence GTGAACGAACTGAAAGCCCAGCCGCAAGTACCCCAACGATTCGCTGAACAACTTCAAGACTGCCGGAACAACCTGTTCCGCAAGGCCTACTGTTATGTCAAAAACGAGCATGAAGCGCTCGAAATCGTCTCGGAGGCTACCTACAAAGGGTATCTTGCCTTCGGAAGGATGAAGACACCGCAGTATTTCGAGACCTGGATGACCCGGATTGTCATCAACACCGCTATTGACCATCTTAACCGGAACAAACGGGTTACTTACATGGAGGATCACTCGCAGAGCTATGCCGGGGATGAGCATGCAGTTCCACTGGAGGAGAAGCTGGATCTGTACCAGGCTCTGGACAGACTATTGCCCGAGGAGAAGGCGTATATTATCCTGAAATTTTTTGAGGATCTGCGCTTCAAGGACATGGCGGACATTCTGGAGCTGCCGGAGAACACCGTCAAGACCAGGTTCTACCGGATCATCGGCAAACTGAAAGCTCACTTAAAGGATGGGGAGGTCGAGGGAATATGA
- a CDS encoding ABC transporter substrate-binding protein, with the protein MKKIFKRYVPLLAVLVMAVMLAACSSNAGNEKEAAATAAPASASPAPAETAQPAKTVYPLTIENHTNNGEGTEWTAKSQTFDKAPEKVVANTQGAAELLIKLGLTDKMVGVAALYGAGDPAVQEEFKKIPVISQDYASKELVVGRGPDLVMGRGGLFADADWGVGTVGGLNELGIKTFVQSTSLQGATLDSLYKDIEQLGQIFDVQEKATAYIAELKERAAKLKEGAAATGAKTFAYVSDGGNGAIAVYSGNVDTFAGDVLGLLGLTNSYADVTGEISKEQLIATNPDVMLISVYTGGIDADQSIKAFYADPSLQSLKAIQNKAIYKIDFNQFWGYSYSIFDGAEKLASELAAAK; encoded by the coding sequence ATGAAGAAAATATTCAAAAGATATGTACCGCTGCTGGCGGTTCTGGTGATGGCGGTTATGCTGGCGGCTTGTTCTTCCAACGCAGGTAATGAGAAGGAAGCGGCGGCAACGGCTGCACCTGCATCAGCCAGTCCAGCACCGGCGGAGACTGCACAGCCGGCCAAGACGGTATATCCGCTTACAATTGAGAACCACACGAATAACGGTGAAGGCACCGAATGGACGGCTAAATCGCAGACCTTCGATAAAGCTCCCGAGAAGGTAGTAGCGAATACCCAAGGTGCGGCGGAACTGCTGATTAAGCTGGGGCTTACCGACAAAATGGTCGGGGTTGCGGCTCTCTACGGTGCAGGCGATCCGGCAGTTCAGGAAGAGTTCAAAAAGATTCCTGTCATCTCCCAAGACTATGCCAGCAAAGAGCTGGTTGTAGGCAGAGGCCCGGATCTGGTGATGGGCCGCGGCGGCCTGTTCGCAGATGCGGATTGGGGAGTAGGGACGGTAGGCGGACTCAACGAGCTGGGCATCAAGACCTTCGTGCAGAGCACCAGTCTGCAAGGGGCAACGCTAGACAGCCTGTATAAGGATATTGAACAGCTAGGCCAGATCTTTGATGTGCAGGAGAAGGCCACGGCATACATCGCAGAGCTGAAGGAGCGTGCAGCGAAGCTGAAGGAGGGAGCGGCAGCCACAGGCGCCAAGACCTTCGCTTATGTATCTGACGGAGGCAACGGCGCAATCGCTGTCTATAGCGGGAACGTGGATACTTTTGCGGGAGATGTGCTGGGATTGCTAGGACTGACCAACAGTTACGCCGATGTGACCGGTGAGATCAGCAAGGAGCAATTGATCGCCACCAACCCCGATGTCATGCTGATCTCTGTGTATACAGGCGGTATTGATGCTGACCAGTCGATAAAGGCGTTCTATGCCGATCCGTCACTACAGAGTCTGAAGGCTATCCAGAACAAAGCGATCTATAAGATTGACTTCAACCAATTCTGGGGCTACAGCTATTCCATCTTTGACGGGGCGGAGAAGCTTGCGTCTGAGCTGGCTGCTGCGAAGTAA